In a genomic window of Lycium ferocissimum isolate CSIRO_LF1 chromosome 9, AGI_CSIRO_Lferr_CH_V1, whole genome shotgun sequence:
- the LOC132030017 gene encoding copal-8-ol diphosphate hydratase, chloroplastic-like isoform X1, which produces MHALSKLKSPCHLPAVNVQPLLSAPNVRLFFKHVTRNCQFQTEGSVVYKKICCKHVPNAGNSLGYSGELQIEDTKYLDGESIQVTTTIKKRKLVEKIKHMLNTMNDGSSSVSPYDTAWVALIRDTNGSDRPQFPSCLQWIVDNQLSDGSWGEESLFNIYDRLLNTLASVVALTTWNTGIEKRNKGVSFIKENICKLETGNVENMTCGFEIVFPALLEKAQPLDIDIPYDAPVLKNICARGEMKFKRIPKDLVHTIPTTLLFSLEGFRDLDWERLLKLQMPDGSFLTSIASTAFAFMETNDENCLRYLQRVVRKYNGGAPHSYPVDMQARLWAIDRLQHLGISYYFEEEFKDMLDHVQRYWNEEIGIFSGRNSNFCDIDDTCMAIRLLRLHGYDVNPDVLNKFRDGDKFFCLKGETDKSPTAMYNLYRCSQVSFPGEKILDDANKFTYNFLQECLLNNQSLDKWLIAKDIPGEIRYALDIPWYASLPRVEARLYIEQYGGSNDIWIGKTLHRMPDISNNVYLEAAKLDYNKCQSQHQFEWTIILDWFTQCNFEHFGISKKELLVAYFLGAASIFELERSRERLAWAKSLIMCKMITSYFSEEATISTKNSNETRQMLLHNLLQFLHQLSEETYETLGKDIHLQLHSAWGTWLMSVGEEKTARQEEAELLVRTINLCGGHMVDDELISSIDYKNISNITNKVCYKLQSGKVSGINSNGINHNGSPHTNEVELDMKELVKLVLDNSSCGINKDMKKTFFAVAKTFYYTAHVTEEVLNFHISKVLFEPVE; this is translated from the exons ATGCATGCCCtatccaaactcaaatctccCTGCCATCTTCCAGCAGTCAATGTCCAACCCTTATTGTCTGCGCCCAACGTCCGTCTATTTTTCAAACATGTAACAA GAAATTGCCAGTTCCAAACTGAAGGCTCAGTTGTTTATAAGAAAATTTGCTGCAAACATGTGCCTAATGCTGGAAATTCTCTAG GTTACAGTGGTGAGTTGCAAATTGAGGATACGAAATACCTAGATGGCGAAAGCATTCAG GTAACTACAACAatcaagaaaaggaagttggtagagaagatcaaacatatGTTGAACACCATGAATGATGGAAGTTCAAGTGTGTCACCCTATGACACAGCATGGGTTGCCCTGATTAGAGATACAAATGGAAGTGATAGGCCACAATTTCCATCTTGTCTTCAGTGGATAGTAGACAATCAACTTTCCGATGGTTCATGGGGAGAGGAGTCTTTGTTCAACATTTACGACCGCCTATTGAACACACTTGCATCTGTTGTTGCATTAACAACCTGGAACACAGGCATTGAGAAGAGAAACAAAG GTGTATCGTTTATAAaggaaaacatatgcaagttaGAAACAGGGAATGTTGAAAACATGACTTGTGGATTTGAAATTGTATTTCCTGCTCTCCTCGAGAAAGCTCAACCTTTGGACATTGATATTCCCTACGATGCTCCAGTCTTGAAGAATATATGTGCAAGGGGAGAGATGAAATTTAAGAG AATTCCTAAAGATCTTGTGCATACAATTCCAACAACGCTATTGTTTTCACTAGAAGGATTTCGTGACTTGGATTGGGAAAGGCTTTTGAAGCTTCAAATGCCAGATGGCTCATTCTTAACATCCATTGCCTCCACTGCCTTTGCATTTATGGAAACAAATGATGAAAATTGTTTGAGATATCTTCAAAGGGTTGTTCGAAAGTATAATGGAGGAG CTCCACATAGTTACCCAGTCGATATGCAAGCGCGACTATGGGCGATTGACCGATTACAACACCTTGGAATTTCATAttactttgaagaagaattcaaGGACATGTTAGATCATGTCCAAAG ATACTGGAATGAAGAGATTGGAATTTTTAGTGGAAGGAATTCAAACTTTTGTGACATTGATGACACATGCATGGCTATTAGGCTGCTAAGATTACATGGATATGATGTTAATCCAG ATGTGCTCAACAAATTCAGAGATGGTGATAAATTTTTTTGCCTAAAGGGTGAAACGGACAAGTCACCAACAGCTATGTACAATCTCTATAGATGCTCTCAAGTTTCATTCCCGGGAGAGAAGATTCTTGATGATGCAAACAAGTTTACCTACAATTTCTTGCAAGAATGTTTGTTAAACAACCAATCCTTAGACAAATGGTTAATTGCTAAGGATATACCTGGAGAG ATACGATATGCATTGGACATTCCATGGTATGCTAGCCTACCCAGGGTGGAAGCTCGGTTATACATAGAACAATATGGCGGATCAAATGATATTTGGATTGGCAAGACGTTACACAG AATGCCGGACATCAGCAATAATGTGTATCTTGAGGCCGCAAAATTAGATTACAACAAATGCCAAAgtcaacatcaatttgaatggACGATTATTCTAGA CTGGTTTACACAGTGCAATTTTGAACACTTTGGAATAAGCAAAAAGGAGCTATTGGTAGCTTATTTCTTAGGTGCAGCAAGTATATTTGAACTAGAGAGGTCAAGGGAAAGACTTGCATGGGCTAAATCTCTTATAATGTGTAAGATGATTACATCTTATTTCAGTGAAGAAGCTACCATTTCTACTAAAAACAG TAATGAAACAAGACAGATGCTTCTCCACAATCTTCTTCAGTTTTTGCACCAACTTTCAGAAGAGACTTATGAGACCCTAGGCAAAGACATCCACCTCCAATTACACTCTGCA TGGGGGACGTGGTTGATGTCTGTTGGAGAGGAGAAAACTGCACGCCAAGAAGAAGCCGAGTTGTTAGTGCGCACAATTAATCTTTGTGGTGGCCATATGGTAGATGATGAGCTAATATCCAGTATAGACTACAAAAATATATCCAATATTACCAATAAAGTCTGTTACAAGCTTCAAAGCGGAAAG GTGTCTGGTATCAACTCCAACGGGATTAATCACAATGGGAGCCCTCACACCAATGAAGTTGAATTGGACATGAAAGAACTTGTAAAATTAGTGTTAGATAATTCCTCGTGCGGCATAAATAAAGATatgaagaaaacattttttgcAGTGGCAAAGACCTTCTACTATACTGCACAtgttacagaggaagtgctcaATTTTCATATATCCAAAGTGCTCTTTGAGCCAGTTGAGTAG
- the LOC132030017 gene encoding copal-8-ol diphosphate hydratase, chloroplastic-like isoform X3: protein MHALSKLKSPCHLPAVNVQPLLSAPNVRLFFKHVTRNCQFQTEGSVVYKKICCKHVPNAGNSLGYSGELQIEDTKYLDGESIQVTTTIKKRKLVEKIKHMLNTMNDGSSSVSPYDTAWVALIRDTNGSDRPQFPSCLQWIVDNQLSDGSWGEESLFNIYDRLLNTLASVVALTTWNTGIEKRNKGVSFIKENICKLETGNVENMTCGFEIVFPALLEKAQPLDIDIPYDAPVLKNICARGEMKFKRIPKDLVHTIPTTLLFSLEGFRDLDWERLLKLQMPDGSFLTSIASTAFAFMETNDENCLRYLQRVVRKYNGGAPHSYPVDMQARLWAIDRLQHLGISYYFEEEFKDMLDHVQRYWNEEIGIFSGRNSNFCDIDDTCMAIRLLRLHGYDVNPDVLNKFRDGDKFFCLKGETDKSPTAMYNLYRCSQVSFPGEKILDDANKFTYNFLQECLLNNQSLDKWLIAKDIPGEIRYALDIPWYASLPRVEARLYIEQYGGSNDIWIGKTLHRMPDISNNVYLEAAKLDYNKCQSQHQFEWTIILDWFTQCNFEHFGISKKELLVAYFLGAASIFELERSRERLAWAKSLIMCKMITSYFSEEATISTKNSNETRQMLLHNLLQFLHQLSEETYETLGKDIHLQLHSAWGTWLMSVGEEKTARQEEAELLVRTINLCGGHMVSGINSNGINHNGSPHTNEVELDMKELVKLVLDNSSCGINKDMKKTFFAVAKTFYYTAHVTEEVLNFHISKVLFEPVE from the exons ATGCATGCCCtatccaaactcaaatctccCTGCCATCTTCCAGCAGTCAATGTCCAACCCTTATTGTCTGCGCCCAACGTCCGTCTATTTTTCAAACATGTAACAA GAAATTGCCAGTTCCAAACTGAAGGCTCAGTTGTTTATAAGAAAATTTGCTGCAAACATGTGCCTAATGCTGGAAATTCTCTAG GTTACAGTGGTGAGTTGCAAATTGAGGATACGAAATACCTAGATGGCGAAAGCATTCAG GTAACTACAACAatcaagaaaaggaagttggtagagaagatcaaacatatGTTGAACACCATGAATGATGGAAGTTCAAGTGTGTCACCCTATGACACAGCATGGGTTGCCCTGATTAGAGATACAAATGGAAGTGATAGGCCACAATTTCCATCTTGTCTTCAGTGGATAGTAGACAATCAACTTTCCGATGGTTCATGGGGAGAGGAGTCTTTGTTCAACATTTACGACCGCCTATTGAACACACTTGCATCTGTTGTTGCATTAACAACCTGGAACACAGGCATTGAGAAGAGAAACAAAG GTGTATCGTTTATAAaggaaaacatatgcaagttaGAAACAGGGAATGTTGAAAACATGACTTGTGGATTTGAAATTGTATTTCCTGCTCTCCTCGAGAAAGCTCAACCTTTGGACATTGATATTCCCTACGATGCTCCAGTCTTGAAGAATATATGTGCAAGGGGAGAGATGAAATTTAAGAG AATTCCTAAAGATCTTGTGCATACAATTCCAACAACGCTATTGTTTTCACTAGAAGGATTTCGTGACTTGGATTGGGAAAGGCTTTTGAAGCTTCAAATGCCAGATGGCTCATTCTTAACATCCATTGCCTCCACTGCCTTTGCATTTATGGAAACAAATGATGAAAATTGTTTGAGATATCTTCAAAGGGTTGTTCGAAAGTATAATGGAGGAG CTCCACATAGTTACCCAGTCGATATGCAAGCGCGACTATGGGCGATTGACCGATTACAACACCTTGGAATTTCATAttactttgaagaagaattcaaGGACATGTTAGATCATGTCCAAAG ATACTGGAATGAAGAGATTGGAATTTTTAGTGGAAGGAATTCAAACTTTTGTGACATTGATGACACATGCATGGCTATTAGGCTGCTAAGATTACATGGATATGATGTTAATCCAG ATGTGCTCAACAAATTCAGAGATGGTGATAAATTTTTTTGCCTAAAGGGTGAAACGGACAAGTCACCAACAGCTATGTACAATCTCTATAGATGCTCTCAAGTTTCATTCCCGGGAGAGAAGATTCTTGATGATGCAAACAAGTTTACCTACAATTTCTTGCAAGAATGTTTGTTAAACAACCAATCCTTAGACAAATGGTTAATTGCTAAGGATATACCTGGAGAG ATACGATATGCATTGGACATTCCATGGTATGCTAGCCTACCCAGGGTGGAAGCTCGGTTATACATAGAACAATATGGCGGATCAAATGATATTTGGATTGGCAAGACGTTACACAG AATGCCGGACATCAGCAATAATGTGTATCTTGAGGCCGCAAAATTAGATTACAACAAATGCCAAAgtcaacatcaatttgaatggACGATTATTCTAGA CTGGTTTACACAGTGCAATTTTGAACACTTTGGAATAAGCAAAAAGGAGCTATTGGTAGCTTATTTCTTAGGTGCAGCAAGTATATTTGAACTAGAGAGGTCAAGGGAAAGACTTGCATGGGCTAAATCTCTTATAATGTGTAAGATGATTACATCTTATTTCAGTGAAGAAGCTACCATTTCTACTAAAAACAG TAATGAAACAAGACAGATGCTTCTCCACAATCTTCTTCAGTTTTTGCACCAACTTTCAGAAGAGACTTATGAGACCCTAGGCAAAGACATCCACCTCCAATTACACTCTGCA TGGGGGACGTGGTTGATGTCTGTTGGAGAGGAGAAAACTGCACGCCAAGAAGAAGCCGAGTTGTTAGTGCGCACAATTAATCTTTGTGGTGGCCATATG GTGTCTGGTATCAACTCCAACGGGATTAATCACAATGGGAGCCCTCACACCAATGAAGTTGAATTGGACATGAAAGAACTTGTAAAATTAGTGTTAGATAATTCCTCGTGCGGCATAAATAAAGATatgaagaaaacattttttgcAGTGGCAAAGACCTTCTACTATACTGCACAtgttacagaggaagtgctcaATTTTCATATATCCAAAGTGCTCTTTGAGCCAGTTGAGTAG
- the LOC132030017 gene encoding copal-8-ol diphosphate hydratase, chloroplastic-like isoform X2, whose protein sequence is MHALSKLKSPCHLPAVNVQPLLSAPNVRLFFKHVTSYSGELQIEDTKYLDGESIQVTTTIKKRKLVEKIKHMLNTMNDGSSSVSPYDTAWVALIRDTNGSDRPQFPSCLQWIVDNQLSDGSWGEESLFNIYDRLLNTLASVVALTTWNTGIEKRNKGVSFIKENICKLETGNVENMTCGFEIVFPALLEKAQPLDIDIPYDAPVLKNICARGEMKFKRIPKDLVHTIPTTLLFSLEGFRDLDWERLLKLQMPDGSFLTSIASTAFAFMETNDENCLRYLQRVVRKYNGGAPHSYPVDMQARLWAIDRLQHLGISYYFEEEFKDMLDHVQRYWNEEIGIFSGRNSNFCDIDDTCMAIRLLRLHGYDVNPDVLNKFRDGDKFFCLKGETDKSPTAMYNLYRCSQVSFPGEKILDDANKFTYNFLQECLLNNQSLDKWLIAKDIPGEIRYALDIPWYASLPRVEARLYIEQYGGSNDIWIGKTLHRMPDISNNVYLEAAKLDYNKCQSQHQFEWTIILDWFTQCNFEHFGISKKELLVAYFLGAASIFELERSRERLAWAKSLIMCKMITSYFSEEATISTKNSNETRQMLLHNLLQFLHQLSEETYETLGKDIHLQLHSAWGTWLMSVGEEKTARQEEAELLVRTINLCGGHMVDDELISSIDYKNISNITNKVCYKLQSGKVSGINSNGINHNGSPHTNEVELDMKELVKLVLDNSSCGINKDMKKTFFAVAKTFYYTAHVTEEVLNFHISKVLFEPVE, encoded by the exons ATGCATGCCCtatccaaactcaaatctccCTGCCATCTTCCAGCAGTCAATGTCCAACCCTTATTGTCTGCGCCCAACGTCCGTCTATTTTTCAAACATGTAACAA GTTACAGTGGTGAGTTGCAAATTGAGGATACGAAATACCTAGATGGCGAAAGCATTCAG GTAACTACAACAatcaagaaaaggaagttggtagagaagatcaaacatatGTTGAACACCATGAATGATGGAAGTTCAAGTGTGTCACCCTATGACACAGCATGGGTTGCCCTGATTAGAGATACAAATGGAAGTGATAGGCCACAATTTCCATCTTGTCTTCAGTGGATAGTAGACAATCAACTTTCCGATGGTTCATGGGGAGAGGAGTCTTTGTTCAACATTTACGACCGCCTATTGAACACACTTGCATCTGTTGTTGCATTAACAACCTGGAACACAGGCATTGAGAAGAGAAACAAAG GTGTATCGTTTATAAaggaaaacatatgcaagttaGAAACAGGGAATGTTGAAAACATGACTTGTGGATTTGAAATTGTATTTCCTGCTCTCCTCGAGAAAGCTCAACCTTTGGACATTGATATTCCCTACGATGCTCCAGTCTTGAAGAATATATGTGCAAGGGGAGAGATGAAATTTAAGAG AATTCCTAAAGATCTTGTGCATACAATTCCAACAACGCTATTGTTTTCACTAGAAGGATTTCGTGACTTGGATTGGGAAAGGCTTTTGAAGCTTCAAATGCCAGATGGCTCATTCTTAACATCCATTGCCTCCACTGCCTTTGCATTTATGGAAACAAATGATGAAAATTGTTTGAGATATCTTCAAAGGGTTGTTCGAAAGTATAATGGAGGAG CTCCACATAGTTACCCAGTCGATATGCAAGCGCGACTATGGGCGATTGACCGATTACAACACCTTGGAATTTCATAttactttgaagaagaattcaaGGACATGTTAGATCATGTCCAAAG ATACTGGAATGAAGAGATTGGAATTTTTAGTGGAAGGAATTCAAACTTTTGTGACATTGATGACACATGCATGGCTATTAGGCTGCTAAGATTACATGGATATGATGTTAATCCAG ATGTGCTCAACAAATTCAGAGATGGTGATAAATTTTTTTGCCTAAAGGGTGAAACGGACAAGTCACCAACAGCTATGTACAATCTCTATAGATGCTCTCAAGTTTCATTCCCGGGAGAGAAGATTCTTGATGATGCAAACAAGTTTACCTACAATTTCTTGCAAGAATGTTTGTTAAACAACCAATCCTTAGACAAATGGTTAATTGCTAAGGATATACCTGGAGAG ATACGATATGCATTGGACATTCCATGGTATGCTAGCCTACCCAGGGTGGAAGCTCGGTTATACATAGAACAATATGGCGGATCAAATGATATTTGGATTGGCAAGACGTTACACAG AATGCCGGACATCAGCAATAATGTGTATCTTGAGGCCGCAAAATTAGATTACAACAAATGCCAAAgtcaacatcaatttgaatggACGATTATTCTAGA CTGGTTTACACAGTGCAATTTTGAACACTTTGGAATAAGCAAAAAGGAGCTATTGGTAGCTTATTTCTTAGGTGCAGCAAGTATATTTGAACTAGAGAGGTCAAGGGAAAGACTTGCATGGGCTAAATCTCTTATAATGTGTAAGATGATTACATCTTATTTCAGTGAAGAAGCTACCATTTCTACTAAAAACAG TAATGAAACAAGACAGATGCTTCTCCACAATCTTCTTCAGTTTTTGCACCAACTTTCAGAAGAGACTTATGAGACCCTAGGCAAAGACATCCACCTCCAATTACACTCTGCA TGGGGGACGTGGTTGATGTCTGTTGGAGAGGAGAAAACTGCACGCCAAGAAGAAGCCGAGTTGTTAGTGCGCACAATTAATCTTTGTGGTGGCCATATGGTAGATGATGAGCTAATATCCAGTATAGACTACAAAAATATATCCAATATTACCAATAAAGTCTGTTACAAGCTTCAAAGCGGAAAG GTGTCTGGTATCAACTCCAACGGGATTAATCACAATGGGAGCCCTCACACCAATGAAGTTGAATTGGACATGAAAGAACTTGTAAAATTAGTGTTAGATAATTCCTCGTGCGGCATAAATAAAGATatgaagaaaacattttttgcAGTGGCAAAGACCTTCTACTATACTGCACAtgttacagaggaagtgctcaATTTTCATATATCCAAAGTGCTCTTTGAGCCAGTTGAGTAG
- the LOC132069346 gene encoding acylsugar acyltransferase 3-like, whose amino-acid sequence MLHTTNFSFLRLKRILRVEESHPCQTSLCWCPPLLYILYVNIVCKTLLQIAHIKLTGNMAASRLVSFAEKIIKPCSPTPLSLRHYNLSLIDQFMLPVYMPIAAFYPFPSKNPQQISNILEKSLSKVLSSYFPFAGRLRDNTFVDCNDRGAKFMIVEYDCPMSKVVNLPDTGPEYLPFPKDLPWTRTRDEESLLVIQLSHFNCGGLAISASISHKIADGCTLCNLISDWAAISRDETAKVPSPQMIGSSIFSPSTDIHTDTMIDEIDNQSLSRKRYVFSNSELKLLKSQVASETGVQNPTRLEVLSALIYKCATSAARANSSSFKPSVLTQVVNLRPIFDPPLPTRAIGNIFSIIPVATMSEDEISIARVVCKLRKAKEELKNEDHVKENKLVSLMSKWPSMANEIELYRSSSVCNYPLNNLDFGWGRPSRVTIPVIGLGNTFFLMDNQSGDGIEAIVSLPEKDVPEFEKSKELIEFASPITDLN is encoded by the coding sequence ATGCTCCACACTACGAATTTCTCATTTCTAAGACTCAAACGCATATTAAGGGTGGAAGAATCTCATCCATGCCAAACATCCCTGTGTTGGTGCCCTCCCTTACTATATATACTgtatgttaatatagtttgcaAAACACTTCTCCAGATAGCTCATATCAAACTCACAGGAAACATGGCGGCATCAAGGCTTGTATCTTTTGCTGAAAAGATTATCAAGCCCTGTTCTCCAACCCCTCTCTCACTTAGACATTACAATCTTTCACTCATTGATCAGTTCATGCTTCCAGTATACATGCCAATTGCAGCCTTCTATCCTTTCCCCTCTAAAAATCCACAACAAATATCCAACATTCTTGAAAAATCACTATCCAAAGTTTTGTCCTCTTATTTTCCATTTGCTGGAAGACTTAGAGATAACACTTTCGTCGATTGCAACGACAGGGGAGCGAAATTCATGATCGTTGAATACGATTGTCCAATGTCTAAAGTTGTCAATCTTCCTGACACTGGTCCTGAATATCTACCTTTTCCTAAAGATTTGCCTTGGACTCGAACTCGAGACGAGGAAAGCTTACTTGTTATTCAATTGAGCCATTTTAATTGCGGAGGATTAGCCATAAGTGCTAGCATATCACACAAAATTGCAGATGGATGCACACTTTGTAATTTGATTAGTGATTGGGCAGCTATATCTCGTGATGAGACTGCGAAAGTTCCGTCACCTCAAATGATCGGATCATCCATTTTTTCGCCATCCACGGATATTCACACGGACACGATGATTGATGAAATTGACAATCAATCGCTTAgtagaaaaaggtatgtattttCCAATTCGGAACTGAAGTTGCTTAAGTCTCAAGTGGCATCAGAAACAGGGGTGCAAAATCCAACTCGACTCGAAGTGTTGTCCGCACTAATTTACAAGTGCGCAACAAGTGCAGCTCGTGCAAATTCGAGCTCCTTTAAACCATCCGTGTTGACACAAGTTGTGAATTTACGTCCAATATTTGATCCACCTCTACCAACACGGGCAATCGGGAATATTTTTAGTATTATACCTGTGGCAACTATGAGTGAAGATGAAATTTCAATCGCCAGAGTGGTTTGCAAGCTAAGGAAAGCTAAAGAAGAACTCAAGAACGAGGACCATGTGAAAGAAAACAAACTAGTGTCACTTATGTCTAAGTGGCCATCGATGGCTAATGAAATTGAATTGTATAGAAGTAGCAGTGTGTGCAATTACCCATTGAATAATTTGGATTTTGGATGGGGAAGGCCTAGCAGGGTAACAATCCCAGTAATTGGACTTGGAAATACATTCTTTTTGATGGATAATCAAAGTGGAGATGGGATTGAGGCAATTGTTTCATTGCCAGAAAAAGATGTGCCTGAATTTGAGAAAAGCAAGGAGCTAATCGAGTTTGCTTCTCCTATTACTGATCTTAATTAA